A portion of the Gorilla gorilla gorilla isolate KB3781 chromosome X, NHGRI_mGorGor1-v2.1_pri, whole genome shotgun sequence genome contains these proteins:
- the LOC101133443 gene encoding tubulin-specific chaperone A-like gives MADPRVRQIKIKTGVVKRLVKEKVMYEKEAKQQEEKIEKMRAEDGENYDIKKQAEILQESRMMIPDCQRRLEAAYLDLQQILESEKDVEEAEEYKEARLVLDSVKLEA, from the coding sequence ATGGCCGATCCTCGCGTGAGACAGATCAAGATCAAGACCGGCGTGGTGAAGCGGTTGGTCAAAGAAAAAGTGATGTATGAAAAAGAGGCAAAGCAACAAgaagaaaagattgaaaaaatgAGAGCTGAAGATGGTGAAAATTATGacattaaaaagcaggcagagaTCCTACAAGAATCCCGGATGATGATCCCAGATTGCCAGCGCAGGTTGGAAGCCGCATATTTGGATCTTCAACAGATATTAGAAAGTGAAAAAGACGTGGAAGAAGCTGAGGAATATAAAGAAGCACGTTTAGTACTGGATTCAGTGAAGTTAGAAGCCTGA